The sequence below is a genomic window from Sphingobacterium sp. ML3W.
GAATGTGGATACGCCACTTACTTTTTCACCATTGATAATAGCATGGTTAATGGGGGCTGCGCCACGGTATTGTGGCAATAAAGAAGCGTGTACGTTGATTGTTCCATGTGTTGGCATGTTCCAAACGACTTCGGGCAACATGCGGAAGGCGACGACAACCTGTAAATCTGCTTGATAGCCTTTCAGTTCTTTCAGAAATACTGGGTCTTTGAGTTTAATTGGTTGCAATACAGGTATATTGTGTGTTTCTGCATAAACTTTTACCGCAGATTGGTGAAGCTTTTGTCCACGACCAGCAGGTTTGTCTGGTGCTGTAACGACTGCTACTATATTTTCTCCAGATTGCACAAGTGCATCTAATGAAGCGACTGCAAAGTCTGGAGTTCCCATGAAAATGATGCGCATATACGTTTTGTTTTCTTATTTTAGTACTGAGGTGATGGAAGCAGCAGGAATAAAATAGGCTGGTTCACATTTTTTTTTAACTTTGCGAAGTTACATAAATAATTTAAAAGCTTGAATTTTCCATATTTTTTAGCCAAGAGAATCACTTTTTTAGGAAAAAGAACTTTTTCTAAATTAATTGTGCGCATTACCGTAGGGGCAATTGCCTTGGCGATTGCGGCAATTATTCTTTCTGTGGCTGTTTTGCGTGGGTTTAAGTCGGAGGTTACCGCCAAGCAACGGGGGTTCTTTGGGGATGTTGTGGTCTTACGTTATGACCTTAATAGTTCCTATGAAAACTCACCAATTGCCTTGGATACAACGGAATTGAACACCTTGACAAAATTACCCAACGTAGCGGGCATACATGCTTTTGCGACCAAACCTGGGATTATCAATGTTAATGATGAGGTGGAAGGGGTGCTACTGAAAGGTGTTGATACCTCTTACGATCAGAGCTACCTAAAGAGTATATTAGTAGCTGGTGATACGATCGATTTTAGAACTGATCATGATGCTGGAAAGCAAATCTTGATATCTAAATATTTGGCAAATAGATTAATGCTGAAGGAGGGGGATGATTTCATCATGTACTTCGTACAACAGCCTATTCGTAAACGTAAGTTTGAAATTAAAGGGATATATAACTCGGGCTCCGAAGAATTGGATAAAATTTATGTCATTGGTTCTCTCAATCTGATTCGTAGGCTTAATAATTTGGATAGTGCAGCTGTTGGTGGATATGAATTGCGCATACATGATTTTTCTAAACTACAGCAGACCACAAATGAAATTGATGATATGGTACCGATGGATCTGCATGCCGTAAGCATTCGGGATCAAATGGCAGATATCTTTCAGTGGTTGGATCTATTAGATATGAACACTACCATTATCTTTATATTGGTTACTTTGGTAGCTATTATTAACATGATTTCAGCTTTGCTCATTACTATCTTGGAACGGACATCTATGATTGGTATTTTGAAAGCACTTGGTTTTCATAATAATGGGGTGCGGCGAGTTTTTATGTACAACGCGTTATATCTGATTGGTTTAGGGTTGATTCTAGGTAATTTGATTGGCCTTGGTTTGTACTTCTTTCAGGATTACACCCAGTTTTTTAAGTTGGATGAAAAGACCTATTATATCTCATATGTGGCTGTTAAACTCTATTGGACGGACATTGCTTTAATCAACTTATCGGTGGTTATTATTGGAATGTTGGCCTTATTTATTCCTTCCTTACTGATTACAAAAATCAGTCCAGTACGCGCGATTTCTTTCAAATAAATGACTGTTTTAATTGTGGTTCCGAAATAAATATTTTACTTTTAGAGGTTTGGTAAGTGGATTTCTATAGGTAATCCGCTGTAAACACATACTTGAACTAGCTTATATATTTATGAATAGAAACGTATTAGATCACTTATCGCATGCTTTTGAAGCTCCTTTAAAAAGTCCAGTACTCATCTTCGCGCTCGTATTATTTATCATTTTATTGTCGCCTATACTATTGCGATCCATTAAGGTTCCGGGCATTATAGGCTTGATTATTTCGGGAGTGATTATTGGTCCACATGGATTGAATTGGTTAGAGAAAAATTCGGCAGTGGATCTTTTTTCAACAATCGGTTTGCTATATATTATGTTTATAGCTGGATTGGAGTTGGATATGAATGAATTCAAGAAGACGAAACATAAAAGTGTTATGTTCGGTTTTTTTACTTTCATCATACCTATTTCTATTGGTTTTCCAGTGTGCTTTTATCTTTTGGATTATGGAATATTAGCCAGTATACTGATATCCAGTATGTTTGCTACGCATACTTTGGTTTCCTATCCTATAGTTAATAGTTACGGTATTTCGAAGAATGAGGCTGTCGCCATCACTATTGGAGGTACCATTTTGACAGATACGGCTGTGTTGATTATACTTGCAGTCATCACTGGTGCTTCGCAGGGGAATATAGGACAAGAATTTTGGGTAACCTTAGGCGTTTCGTTTTCTATTTTTCTCTTTATTATGTTTGGTGTCATTCCTTGCATTGCAAAATGGTTTTTCGAGCGTATTGAAAGTGAAAAAACTTCCCATTATATTTTTATCCTATCCATCGTTTTTTTTGCAGCTTTCTTATCTGAAATTGCGGGTTTGGAGCCGATTATCGGAGCGTTTGTGGCTGGTCTTGCTTTGAATAAATTGATTCCACATTCGTCTGCATTGATGAATCGAATCGAATTTATCGGTAATGCGATTTTTATTCCATTCTTTTTAATCAGTGTAGGGATGATTGTGGATGTTAGCGTTCTTCTACGCGGCCCAGAGGCTTTAATCGTGGCAGCAACACTGACCGTAGTAGCGATATTGGGTAAATGGGGGGCAGCATGGGTGACACAATTTGTCTTTAAGTATTCAATTGGTCAACGTAACGTGATATTTGGTTTGAGTAGTTCACATGCTGCGGCAACTCTAGCCGTCATTATGGTTGGTTATAAAAATGAAATTATTGATGAGAATGTACTGAATGGGACAATTTTATTGATTTTAGTGACTTGTATCGTGGCAACTATTGTAACCGAAGCGGCTTCTAAGAAAATTGTTATGGATGGGGATCAGGATGATACCCATATCAATATTGTGAAGGAACATGATGAACATATTATGATTCCATTAGCAAATATGGAAAATATGAAATCTATTTTAGATTTTGCTACTTTAATGCGAAGTAAGAAATCACATCATCCGATCAGTATTGTCTCCGTAGTAAAGGATAACGAGCAAGCGGAAAAGAATATGGCTATTGCTCGTAAAAATCTTGATAACATAGCAAAATATGCTTCAGGTAGTGAAACAGAGGTAAGTATCGCAGCTACAATTGACTTTAATATTCCTAGTGGAATCAGCAGAAGTGCTAAAGAGGTGATGGCAGATTGTATTCTTTTAGGGTGGCCAAGTGCTAGTAATTTTGTGGATAAAATAGTCGGTGAAAAATCAGAGAGTATTCTTAATCGTACTTCTGCAAATGTGATGATGTGCCAATTCAAAAAGCCATTTATCACCCATAGTAAAATTATCGTTTTTGCTCCACCATTATCACAATCTGAATTTGGTTTTGAGTATTGGGTAGAGAAAGTGTTAAAATTAGGACAGGAGCTTACTATTTCGGTCACTTTTGTATGTGATGAACGCACAGAGGCTGCTACTACAGTGTTCCTAGATGAAATCAAAAATTCAGTTCCCGTTAATTTTAGAATTTATGATAATTGGGATCATATTCATGGTTTAATCTCATTTAGGGAGGATAATGCGCTGTTGTTTTATGTTTCTTCCCGTTATGGAGAGGTGTCTTATCGTGATTCATTGGATGGTTTGGCAAAGAAATTGGAACGTATCCATGAAAATGACAACGTGGTGCTGGTATTTCCAAGCCGGGTGGACAATCATCATATTGATGAATATGAAGATGTGCAAGCGGCGCCGATCTTTAGAAAAATCAGTAAGGAAATCGGTAACATGTTCAATAAGGAGAAATAGAAATACACTATGGCAAGTAAAATAGTTAAGTCCGAGCATGGATTATTGCAGGTTCCTGACCAACCTATCATCCCTTTTATTATTGGAGATGGTATTGGACCAGATATTTGGCACGCTTCGGTGCGGGTCTTTGATCATGCTGTAGAAAAAACTTATGCAGGTAGAAGGAGGATTGAATGGAAAGAGGTCCTTGCAGGAGAAAAAGCATTTAATGAAACCGGAGAATGGCTGCCTGAAAAGACGTTGCAGGTGTTAAAAGAATATTTGGTAGGTATCAAAGGTCCCTTAACAACACCCATCGGTGGTGGAATCCGTTCGTTAAATGTCGCTCTACGTAAAGAACTCGATTTATTTGTTTGTCAACGACCTACGAAATGGTACGAAGGAGTTCCTTCTCCTGTAAAGCATCCGGAGGATGTCAATATGGTTATTTTTCGAGAGAATACAGAAGATATCTATGCGGGTATTGAATTCGCTGCCGGTACGGCTGATGCACAGAAAATTCAAAATTTTTTACGTGACGAATTGCATGTAGATTATAATTTTTCATCAGAAACGGGTGTTGGTATCAAGCTGGTATCAGAAAAAGGTTCAAAGCGCCTTATACGCGCTGCGATTGAACATGCAATGGAACATAATTTACCCTCTGTGACCTTGGTTCATAAGGGGAATATTATGAAATTTACGGAAGGAGCCTTTAAAAATTGGGGATACGAACTCGCTGAAACAGAATTTGCTGATAAAACTTATACTTGGGGACAGTGGGAGCGTACCAAAGCAGAAAAAGGTGATTTGGCAGCCAATGCAGAACAGCAACATGCTTTGGATTCTGGTAAAATTTTAATAAAAGATGTAATTGCAGATAATTTCTTACAACAGATTTTATTGAATCCTAAGGATTATTCGGTAATCGCTACCCTAAATTTAAATGGGGATTATATTTCAGATTCTTTGGCGGCAATTGTTGGTGGTATTGGCATTGCTCCTGGAGCGAATATTAATTATGATACTGGACATGCTGTGTTTGAGGCTACACATGGGACTGCACCACGTTTTGCCAACACAGATACGATGAATCCTTCTTCGGTGATTTTAAGCGGTGTCATGATGCTGGTATACATGGGTTGGCAAGAGGCTGCAGACGCAATTGTTAAAGCATTGGGCGAAACCATAAAAGCCAAGACCGTAACGGTCGATTTCTATAATTTAATGAAAGATGCAACGCTTGTAAAGACAAGTGAGTTTGCCGATCATATTATCGAAAAATTGTAAAAACTATTTTGAATACCAGAGATAAAGCTGACCTTTGAACATTGTTTAAAGGTCAGCTTTTTTTTATATGAAATTTTCAGATTTACCTCCCTTTTTAAAATCATCTACTGTGTTCTCAAAGATGGAAATCCAACAATTACTGACGGTAGAGGAGTTGCCAGACGAAGATGCTATTGAAGCGATTCGTGATGAACCAGAAATATACGACTTGCTCAACGCCTTTATTGGAGACGAGAGTAGTCGGTTGGTACATTTACAGCTTTATGCCCAACGATTATTGAAAAATAACGATGTAATACAGGCTTGGAAAGTCATGCTACTTTAGGTGGTTTAATAATATCATTTTTAATGATTTTGGGTGTTTTTTATAGAATCTTTGTATGTTTTTGCTGTTTGCTTTTTGTTAATTTCATTAAAATTGATTTTTTGTTGAAATTTAAATAAGAAATCTTGTATCTTTGGTTTTTGGTAAGCAAACGATTGTCTTGCCAAATCTTAGAAAGCTATACATAAAACAAACTATATATCAATGAAACATAATTTTGGAGCAGGTCCTTGCATTCTGCCAAAGGAAGTTTTTCAAGAAGCTTCACAAGCTGTTATTGATTTTAATAATACAGGTTTATCCATTTTGGAGGTTTCGCATCGTTCT
It includes:
- a CDS encoding ABC transporter permease; the encoded protein is MNFPYFLAKRITFLGKRTFSKLIVRITVGAIALAIAAIILSVAVLRGFKSEVTAKQRGFFGDVVVLRYDLNSSYENSPIALDTTELNTLTKLPNVAGIHAFATKPGIINVNDEVEGVLLKGVDTSYDQSYLKSILVAGDTIDFRTDHDAGKQILISKYLANRLMLKEGDDFIMYFVQQPIRKRKFEIKGIYNSGSEELDKIYVIGSLNLIRRLNNLDSAAVGGYELRIHDFSKLQQTTNEIDDMVPMDLHAVSIRDQMADIFQWLDLLDMNTTIIFILVTLVAIINMISALLITILERTSMIGILKALGFHNNGVRRVFMYNALYLIGLGLILGNLIGLGLYFFQDYTQFFKLDEKTYYISYVAVKLYWTDIALINLSVVIIGMLALFIPSLLITKISPVRAISFK
- a CDS encoding cation:proton antiporter, producing the protein MNRNVLDHLSHAFEAPLKSPVLIFALVLFIILLSPILLRSIKVPGIIGLIISGVIIGPHGLNWLEKNSAVDLFSTIGLLYIMFIAGLELDMNEFKKTKHKSVMFGFFTFIIPISIGFPVCFYLLDYGILASILISSMFATHTLVSYPIVNSYGISKNEAVAITIGGTILTDTAVLIILAVITGASQGNIGQEFWVTLGVSFSIFLFIMFGVIPCIAKWFFERIESEKTSHYIFILSIVFFAAFLSEIAGLEPIIGAFVAGLALNKLIPHSSALMNRIEFIGNAIFIPFFLISVGMIVDVSVLLRGPEALIVAATLTVVAILGKWGAAWVTQFVFKYSIGQRNVIFGLSSSHAAATLAVIMVGYKNEIIDENVLNGTILLILVTCIVATIVTEAASKKIVMDGDQDDTHINIVKEHDEHIMIPLANMENMKSILDFATLMRSKKSHHPISIVSVVKDNEQAEKNMAIARKNLDNIAKYASGSETEVSIAATIDFNIPSGISRSAKEVMADCILLGWPSASNFVDKIVGEKSESILNRTSANVMMCQFKKPFITHSKIIVFAPPLSQSEFGFEYWVEKVLKLGQELTISVTFVCDERTEAATTVFLDEIKNSVPVNFRIYDNWDHIHGLISFREDNALLFYVSSRYGEVSYRDSLDGLAKKLERIHENDNVVLVFPSRVDNHHIDEYEDVQAAPIFRKISKEIGNMFNKEK
- the icd gene encoding NADP-dependent isocitrate dehydrogenase, yielding MASKIVKSEHGLLQVPDQPIIPFIIGDGIGPDIWHASVRVFDHAVEKTYAGRRRIEWKEVLAGEKAFNETGEWLPEKTLQVLKEYLVGIKGPLTTPIGGGIRSLNVALRKELDLFVCQRPTKWYEGVPSPVKHPEDVNMVIFRENTEDIYAGIEFAAGTADAQKIQNFLRDELHVDYNFSSETGVGIKLVSEKGSKRLIRAAIEHAMEHNLPSVTLVHKGNIMKFTEGAFKNWGYELAETEFADKTYTWGQWERTKAEKGDLAANAEQQHALDSGKILIKDVIADNFLQQILLNPKDYSVIATLNLNGDYISDSLAAIVGGIGIAPGANINYDTGHAVFEATHGTAPRFANTDTMNPSSVILSGVMMLVYMGWQEAADAIVKALGETIKAKTVTVDFYNLMKDATLVKTSEFADHIIEKL